The Pedobacter mucosus genome window below encodes:
- a CDS encoding family 43 glycosylhydrolase has protein sequence MRKTFLILLSGILFATSVFSQTDTLNAPKAVLPGVYADPHIAIFGDKFYIYPTTDGSEGWKSTSFTAWSSKDLVKWKNEQVILDLPKDITWAKERAWAPAIAFKNGKYYYYFSADVNIGVAVADKPTGPFKDVLGKPLVKKGALRGQMIDPMVFVDDDGSAYLYFGQGNCNMVKLNDDMVSYDSTKLVSIKPKGYNEGSFVFKRNGIYYLSWSEFDTRDPRYSVAYATSKSPLGPFVKAENRPVLKGKGVVKGAGHHSIVQVTGKDEWYIAYHRFKIPGGNGYNRETCISPLRFDKEGNILPVDVFEKLKAVRVK, from the coding sequence ATGAGAAAAACCTTCTTAATATTGTTGAGTGGAATTTTATTCGCTACATCCGTATTTAGTCAAACTGACACTTTAAATGCACCGAAAGCAGTTTTACCAGGCGTTTATGCAGATCCGCATATAGCCATTTTTGGCGACAAATTTTATATCTATCCTACTACCGATGGCTCGGAAGGATGGAAATCTACTAGTTTTACTGCTTGGTCTTCAAAGGATTTGGTTAAGTGGAAAAATGAGCAGGTAATTTTAGATTTACCAAAAGATATTACCTGGGCAAAAGAACGTGCTTGGGCTCCAGCCATCGCTTTTAAAAACGGAAAATACTATTATTATTTTTCTGCAGATGTAAATATTGGAGTTGCTGTTGCTGATAAACCAACTGGGCCATTTAAAGATGTATTGGGAAAACCACTGGTAAAGAAAGGTGCATTACGCGGGCAAATGATTGATCCGATGGTTTTTGTAGATGATGATGGTTCTGCATATTTATATTTCGGACAAGGAAATTGCAATATGGTTAAACTTAATGATGATATGGTATCTTACGACAGTACTAAACTTGTTTCAATTAAGCCAAAGGGATATAATGAAGGTTCTTTTGTATTTAAAAGAAATGGTATTTATTATTTAAGCTGGTCTGAATTTGACACCAGAGATCCGAGATATTCTGTTGCATATGCAACTTCTAAATCACCATTAGGGCCATTTGTTAAAGCCGAAAACCGTCCAGTTTTAAAGGGGAAAGGTGTTGTGAAAGGCGCAGGACATCATTCTATTGTTCAGGTTACGGGCAAAGACGAATGGTACATTGCTTACCATCGTTTTAAAATTCCTGGTGGAAATGGTTACAATCGCGAAACTTGTATTTCTCCCTTACGATTTGATAAAGAGGGAAATATTTTGCCAGTTGATGTTTTTGAGAAATTGAAGGCGGTTAGGGTTAAATGA
- a CDS encoding SusC/RagA family TonB-linked outer membrane protein, producing MYLNLHSKFLHPHQLSVRKKIMIICLSAISLLFITKSANATVFGNNNNLALSNHSQQADVNVKGKILDEKGETLVGVSIKVKGTTIVASTDANGAFSITIPSTVVNPILVVSYIGYTTQEVPVAGKTTLSIQLKSSTNDLDEVVVVGYNTVKKSDLTGSVVSVSSEEIRSRPVTNALQAIQGKAAGVDVTSSERPGTVGNVLIRGTRSLTASNSPLYVVDGIPLQAGGIEAINPNDIESIDILKDASATAIYGSRGANGVIIVNTKRGKTGRVTLDYVGTATIETLQDRAEVMNSGQYIEFRRDAFRRAGTYPTIATQADDRRIFAGDSYVLENLDKGWANGVFDGSLVPTTDWGDLVTRTGITQDHVLSVSGGTDKIKAYSSFGYLNQEGTQLGQDFERYSGKLSVEINPVKWFKMGTNLTATYSLQNYGFQAASASGAANIYSAARGMLPLAVPYDVNGNRINLPGGDINIQNPVLEADYNINLRKTLRTLGSVFAEVSLFKGLKYRVNFGPDFSNYYNGRYQDAKSVNRDAGVVGSVNNYAQLNQNTRFAYTLDHLLYYDKTIDKHNFGVTLLQSSSSFREESSTLTGSKISLPNALWYGLNSANITALDGFGTDLRKSTLMSYMARFNYTFNNKYLLTASGRWDGASQLAAGNKWDFFPSAAFAWRMDQEDFIKDVKWIQQLKLRIGVGATGNSSVSIGNSLGLTQPLTYTFGSSVQTGYVSSDASLGTPIALPNPSLSWEKTLQYNLGLDFSLLQGRIAGTLDVYKSTTNNLILLKSIPSINGYVTSFDNIGSTKNKGIDLTLNTVNLKTKDFTWESTLNFSVSKDEIVKLDNGDIVANRFFIGQRNGVAYDFVKDGIWQNTPEDLAEMAKFNANLPANSFFRPGSIKVRDLNGDYRIDANNDRQILGHYNPSWTGGITNSFNYKNFDLSIFIVARYNFLIETGAEALQGRFAQRVVDYWTPTNPTNDYPSPNYASAAGDTYKSAMNYQDASFIKIRNISLGYNFAENIAKKLTLSRLRVYAQAINPGLIYSNIKWIDPDLGVSTFNRGVVFGINASF from the coding sequence ATGTATTTAAATTTACATTCAAAGTTTTTACATCCGCATCAATTATCTGTGCGAAAAAAAATTATGATCATTTGCCTTTCGGCAATATCACTATTATTTATCACCAAATCTGCCAATGCAACAGTTTTTGGAAATAATAATAATTTAGCATTATCTAATCACAGTCAACAAGCTGATGTTAATGTTAAAGGAAAAATTCTTGATGAAAAAGGTGAAACGCTAGTTGGCGTGAGTATCAAAGTAAAAGGTACAACAATTGTTGCCTCTACTGATGCAAATGGTGCTTTCTCAATCACGATTCCTTCAACTGTTGTCAATCCAATTTTAGTGGTTTCTTACATTGGTTATACTACTCAGGAAGTTCCTGTTGCTGGTAAAACTACCTTAAGTATACAACTTAAAAGTTCAACAAACGACCTAGATGAAGTTGTTGTGGTAGGTTACAACACCGTTAAAAAAAGTGATTTAACTGGTTCAGTGGTAAGTGTAAGTTCGGAGGAGATTAGATCGAGACCAGTTACCAATGCGCTTCAGGCTATTCAAGGTAAAGCTGCGGGTGTTGATGTTACTTCAAGTGAGCGCCCAGGAACAGTTGGGAATGTTTTAATCCGTGGTACAAGATCATTAACTGCGAGTAATTCTCCTTTATATGTTGTAGATGGTATTCCATTACAGGCTGGAGGTATTGAGGCAATTAATCCGAACGACATTGAATCAATCGATATTTTGAAGGATGCATCTGCAACTGCAATTTATGGTTCCCGTGGTGCAAATGGTGTTATAATCGTAAATACCAAAAGAGGTAAGACTGGAAGAGTAACGTTAGATTATGTTGGAACAGCTACAATTGAAACGTTGCAAGATCGGGCAGAAGTAATGAATTCTGGCCAATACATTGAATTTAGAAGAGATGCTTTTAGAAGGGCTGGAACTTATCCAACGATTGCAACTCAAGCTGATGACAGAAGAATATTCGCTGGAGATAGCTACGTATTAGAAAATTTAGATAAGGGATGGGCAAATGGTGTTTTTGACGGAAGTTTAGTGCCAACTACTGATTGGGGCGATTTAGTTACCAGAACTGGAATTACTCAAGATCACGTTTTAAGTGTGAGTGGCGGTACAGATAAAATTAAAGCGTACAGTTCATTTGGTTATCTAAATCAAGAAGGAACACAATTAGGTCAGGATTTTGAAAGATATAGTGGTAAATTAAGCGTAGAAATTAATCCAGTAAAATGGTTTAAAATGGGTACAAACTTAACTGCAACTTATAGTTTACAAAATTATGGTTTCCAGGCAGCTAGTGCATCAGGAGCAGCAAATATTTATTCGGCTGCACGTGGAATGCTTCCTTTAGCAGTGCCTTATGATGTAAATGGAAACAGAATTAATCTTCCAGGTGGAGATATCAATATTCAAAATCCTGTATTAGAAGCTGATTACAACATCAATCTTCGTAAAACTTTAAGAACTTTAGGTTCTGTTTTTGCAGAGGTAAGTCTTTTTAAAGGCTTAAAATACCGTGTTAATTTTGGTCCTGATTTTTCAAATTATTACAACGGAAGGTATCAAGATGCTAAATCAGTAAATCGTGATGCTGGTGTTGTTGGCTCTGTTAACAATTATGCACAACTTAATCAAAATACCAGATTTGCCTATACACTGGATCATTTATTGTACTATGATAAAACCATAGATAAACACAACTTTGGGGTAACATTATTACAAAGTTCATCTTCTTTTAGAGAAGAATCTTCCACTTTAACTGGAAGTAAAATTTCATTGCCTAATGCCCTTTGGTACGGCTTAAACTCCGCCAACATAACGGCTTTAGATGGTTTTGGAACAGATTTAAGAAAATCTACGCTAATGTCTTACATGGCTAGATTTAATTATACTTTCAACAATAAGTATTTACTAACGGCATCTGGCCGTTGGGATGGAGCTTCGCAATTAGCAGCAGGAAATAAATGGGATTTTTTCCCATCAGCAGCATTTGCTTGGCGCATGGATCAAGAAGATTTTATAAAGGATGTAAAATGGATCCAACAACTTAAATTAAGAATTGGTGTTGGGGCTACAGGTAACTCATCCGTAAGTATTGGTAACTCACTAGGACTTACACAACCATTAACCTATACTTTTGGATCGTCAGTGCAAACTGGATATGTTTCATCAGATGCTTCATTAGGCACTCCAATTGCTTTACCTAATCCGTCGTTAAGTTGGGAAAAAACCTTGCAATATAATCTAGGTTTAGATTTTAGCTTATTGCAAGGAAGAATTGCGGGTACATTGGATGTTTATAAATCGACAACTAATAATTTAATACTGCTAAAAAGTATTCCTTCGATTAATGGATATGTTACTTCATTCGATAACATCGGGTCTACAAAAAATAAGGGTATTGATTTAACTTTGAATACCGTTAATCTTAAAACGAAAGATTTCACTTGGGAATCTACGCTGAATTTCTCGGTTAGTAAGGATGAAATTGTAAAATTAGATAATGGAGATATCGTTGCAAACCGCTTTTTTATCGGACAAAGAAATGGTGTTGCTTATGATTTCGTGAAAGATGGCATTTGGCAAAACACACCAGAGGATTTAGCCGAAATGGCTAAATTTAATGCAAACTTACCGGCAAATAGTTTCTTCAGACCAGGAAGCATTAAGGTGCGAGATCTTAATGGTGATTACAGAATCGACGCCAATAATGATCGTCAGATTTTAGGTCATTATAACCCAAGTTGGACCGGCGGTATAACCAATAGTTTCAATTACAAAAACTTTGATTTATCAATATTTATTGTTGCTCGTTATAATTTCTTAATTGAAACGGGTGCAGAAGCTTTACAAGGCCGATTTGCGCAACGAGTAGTAGATTATTGGACACCAACAAATCCAACGAATGATTACCCATCTCCAAATTATGCAAGTGCGGCTGGTGATACTTATAAAAGTGCTATGAATTATCAGGATGCATCTTTTATCAAAATCAGAAATATATCACTTGGCTATAATTTCGCAGAAAACATTGCTAAAAAATTAACTTTATCTAGATTAAGAGTTTATGCACAAGCAATAAATCCAGGTTTAATTTATTCAAATATTAAATGGATTGATCCTGATTTGGGTGTCTCGACATTTAACAGAGGTGTTGTATTTGGAATTAACGCAAGCTTTTAA
- a CDS encoding molybdenum cofactor guanylyltransferase: protein MLGIILSGGQSIRMGADKGLLKYQNKLWAEAAVEKFKSLNIPVKISVNPAQQQTYASHFRFDNLIVDYPDLDVKGPLLGILSAHLVNSEEDLFLLACDMLLMETRFLKMLNQSMISNNSFDAYIFTKNGQQEPLCGIYKSAGLEKIMLLLQTTGLAKYSMKFMLSNLNVCEIPLVDQDFRCFENFNSSAEIRSL, encoded by the coding sequence ATGCTTGGAATTATTTTATCCGGTGGACAAAGCATTAGAATGGGTGCTGATAAAGGCTTGCTGAAATATCAAAATAAACTTTGGGCTGAAGCTGCGGTTGAAAAGTTTAAATCCCTGAATATCCCTGTTAAAATTTCTGTCAACCCAGCACAACAGCAAACTTATGCCAGCCATTTTAGGTTTGATAATTTGATTGTTGATTATCCTGACCTGGATGTGAAAGGTCCATTACTTGGTATTTTATCAGCGCATTTAGTTAACAGTGAAGAAGATTTATTTTTATTGGCTTGCGATATGTTATTAATGGAAACAAGGTTTCTAAAAATGCTTAATCAATCAATGATCAGCAATAATTCTTTTGATGCTTATATTTTTACTAAAAATGGTCAACAAGAACCCTTATGTGGGATTTATAAATCAGCGGGCCTGGAAAAAATTATGTTGCTATTACAAACTACAGGCTTAGCAAAATACAGCATGAAATTTATGTTGAGTAATTTGAATGTTTGTGAAATACCATTAGTAGACCAGGATTTCCGTTGCTTTGAAAATTTTAATTCTTCAGCAGAAATAAGGAGTCTATAA
- a CDS encoding RagB/SusD family nutrient uptake outer membrane protein — protein sequence MKKIINLISGVALLSGLMILPTSCKKSFLDEEVINSHNTSDFQRTDGLDGLVIGMYQSLKFHFNYTWAYTTTNYGVDEFTVGGDRTEQMWNSYDGSLNSITTDVGAIWDNMYGNINSANIVIKNVPVYYTGANKNIRLGEGYFMRAFDYFKLVKQYGGVPLKLEPSEFIQEEFTRNSAKEVYAQVIQDFTQAYDLLPNTPAETGRITKWAAAHFLAKAYLYRASELNNDWNSDTKQADLQNAVKYADLVINSGAHTLATNFSDLWNFTTIDGANETNKEVILSAQFSGNTATQGRYGNQVHLYYPSIYQNLPGMQRDIPGDREFQRMKSTDYAIDVFDRVNDSRFWKSFKTRYLCNNPTSAPRWTAANAPTPAQVGQFKFTGGQESILYIINDANDTRYTSANLTFRAPSMYVRYFAGQSQSYLNAHGNYGVSQYPALSKFMDGSRNLVASQFGQRDGILARLAETYLIAAEAYGRLGQFAQAIPYLNRVRDRAAYKDGEDRAAYVDGGVAYKTNAAVNASGFVSYSDRNTYFESNNIPVTTTSTLTPMHLTSEADVFNSNREFYSQIGAVSQTDKFTAFILNERSRELMGELMRWEDLARTKTLVARTTAFNLEAKPIESKHYLRPIPQTFLDVLKLNGAALTPAQKQAMQNPGW from the coding sequence ATGAAAAAAATTATAAATTTAATATCAGGAGTTGCATTACTAAGCGGATTAATGATTCTGCCAACTTCCTGTAAAAAAAGTTTCTTAGATGAAGAGGTTATTAATTCACATAACACTTCAGACTTTCAAAGAACTGATGGCCTAGATGGCTTAGTAATTGGCATGTATCAAAGTTTAAAATTTCATTTTAACTATACATGGGCTTATACTACAACAAATTACGGAGTAGATGAATTTACAGTTGGTGGTGATAGAACCGAGCAAATGTGGAATTCTTATGATGGTAGCTTAAACTCTATTACTACTGATGTTGGCGCAATTTGGGATAACATGTATGGCAATATAAACTCTGCAAACATTGTAATTAAAAACGTTCCTGTTTATTACACTGGCGCTAATAAGAACATACGTTTAGGCGAAGGTTATTTTATGCGTGCTTTCGATTATTTTAAACTGGTTAAACAATATGGAGGTGTTCCTTTAAAATTAGAACCGTCAGAATTTATTCAGGAAGAGTTTACCCGCAATTCTGCTAAAGAAGTATATGCTCAAGTAATTCAAGATTTTACACAGGCTTATGATTTGCTTCCAAATACTCCAGCAGAAACAGGGAGAATTACCAAATGGGCCGCGGCACACTTTTTAGCTAAAGCCTATTTATATCGTGCAAGTGAATTAAACAACGATTGGAACAGCGATACTAAACAAGCTGATTTACAAAATGCTGTTAAATATGCAGATTTAGTGATCAATAGCGGTGCGCATACTTTAGCTACAAACTTTAGCGATCTATGGAATTTTACTACAATTGATGGTGCAAATGAAACGAATAAAGAAGTAATTCTTTCTGCTCAATTTTCAGGGAATACTGCTACTCAAGGTCGTTATGGTAACCAAGTTCACTTATATTATCCATCAATTTATCAAAATCTTCCGGGGATGCAACGCGATATTCCTGGCGATCGCGAATTTCAACGCATGAAATCCACAGATTATGCAATTGATGTATTTGATCGTGTAAATGATTCGAGATTTTGGAAGAGTTTTAAAACTCGCTATCTATGTAATAATCCAACTAGTGCACCAAGGTGGACCGCTGCAAATGCACCTACACCAGCACAAGTTGGTCAGTTTAAGTTCACTGGCGGACAAGAATCCATTCTTTACATCATTAATGACGCAAATGATACGCGTTACACTAGTGCAAATCTTACTTTCAGAGCTCCAAGCATGTACGTTAGGTATTTTGCAGGTCAATCTCAAAGTTATTTAAATGCCCATGGAAACTATGGTGTAAGTCAGTATCCTGCCCTTTCAAAATTTATGGATGGTTCCAGAAACTTAGTGGCTTCACAATTCGGACAACGCGATGGTATTTTGGCTCGTTTAGCTGAAACCTATCTTATTGCTGCAGAAGCTTATGGAAGATTAGGTCAATTTGCACAAGCTATCCCCTATTTAAATAGAGTGCGTGATCGTGCTGCTTATAAAGACGGCGAAGATCGTGCTGCTTACGTAGATGGTGGCGTAGCTTATAAAACCAATGCAGCTGTAAATGCTTCAGGTTTTGTTTCATATTCAGATAGAAACACTTATTTTGAATCAAACAATATTCCAGTTACTACAACAAGTACCTTAACACCTATGCATTTAACTAGCGAAGCTGATGTATTTAATTCTAACAGAGAGTTTTACAGTCAGATCGGTGCGGTTTCGCAAACAGATAAATTTACCGCTTTTATATTGAACGAACGCTCTAGGGAGTTGATGGGTGAGTTGATGAGATGGGAAGATCTTGCACGTACTAAAACATTAGTAGCACGTACAACAGCTTTCAACTTAGAAGCTAAGCCGATAGAAAGTAAACATTATTTAAGACCGATTCCACAAACGTTTCTTGATGTGCTTAAGTTAAATGGTGCTGCGCTAACGCCTGCTCAAAAACAAGCGATGCAAAATCCAGGTTGGTAA
- a CDS encoding glycoside hydrolase family 2 protein, whose product MKHKFLVLFCMSILGIQTSFAQNSRTTYNFNSGWKLYVGDIKDAELPTFNDQEWKAITLPYAWNEDEAFKKSIEDLSTGIAWYRKRFILPAGASAKKIFLEFEGVRQAGEFYLNGKFIGRHENGITSFGFDISSLIIPDKENILAVRIDNSWTYREKERNSPYQWNDKNFNANYGGISKNVRLHITGKIYQTLPLYSSLKTTGNNIYAKNFNFNNKSATVVSSSEVKNETSESQNITYEVEIKDADGKIVKTFSTAAQTLAANKTATFTAESLVSGLNFWSWGYGYLYTVTSRLKVNNNTVDELITKTGFRKTEFKNGMVYLNDRVLMMKGYAQRTSNEWPAVGLSVPAWLSDYSNQLMVESNANLVRWMHITPWKQDIESCDRVGLIQAMPAGDSEKDVTGTRWDQRKEVMTDAIVYNRNNPSIFFYECGNESISAEHMVEMKAIRDKFDPNGGRAIGSREMLDIAAAEYGGEMLYINKSADKPLWSMEYSRDEALRKYWDEFSPPYHINGAGPKYKDADASDYNRNQDSQAIEDVIRWNEYYQERPGTGTRVSSGGVNIIFSDSNTHHRGEENYRRSGEVDAMRIPKDGFYAHKVMWDGWVDAKKTGIHIVGHWNYKAGTKKNVYVIATGDKTELFINGKSQGFGEKSNGFLYTFKGINYQSGLLKAISYDNKGSKLAEAQIKTSGTPAGIKLTKILNPTGFKADGADLALIQVEVVDAAGNRCPIALNTINFNLTGPAEWRGGIAQGPDNYILSKQLPVENGVNRFLVRSTTTAGKINITAKAEGLKSASMALETLPVQVKNGLSTQFPADGLKSNLKRGATPIEQTYQVSRKAVKIVGASAGANNDKAKLSYDDNELSDWVNDGKVETAWIKYDLEKESTITQVELKLNGFRTKIYPLRILVDGTEVFKGNSKNSLGYFTAICKPTKGKTVTIQLISSGQEIANANSGVEVNGKRLDDGIERAETKLKGGLSIIETEIYENP is encoded by the coding sequence ATGAAGCACAAGTTCCTTGTACTTTTTTGCATGTCCATTTTAGGAATCCAAACCAGCTTTGCACAAAACTCCAGAACTACTTACAATTTTAATTCTGGTTGGAAATTATACGTCGGAGATATAAAAGATGCAGAACTCCCAACATTTAATGATCAAGAGTGGAAAGCCATCACCCTACCCTATGCATGGAATGAAGATGAAGCTTTTAAAAAATCAATAGAAGATTTATCAACCGGCATCGCTTGGTATCGAAAACGTTTTATACTTCCTGCTGGTGCATCAGCTAAAAAAATATTTTTAGAATTTGAAGGCGTAAGACAAGCTGGAGAATTTTATTTAAATGGAAAATTTATCGGCCGACATGAAAATGGAATCACCTCTTTTGGTTTTGACATTAGTAGCTTAATAATACCTGACAAAGAAAATATTTTGGCCGTACGGATCGACAATTCCTGGACTTACAGAGAAAAAGAAAGAAACTCGCCTTATCAATGGAATGACAAAAACTTTAACGCCAATTATGGTGGAATCTCTAAAAATGTGCGCCTACACATTACTGGTAAGATTTACCAAACCTTACCTTTATATTCTAGCTTAAAAACTACAGGTAATAACATCTATGCTAAAAATTTCAATTTCAATAATAAAAGTGCAACAGTTGTTTCTTCATCCGAAGTAAAAAATGAAACAAGCGAGTCGCAAAATATTACTTACGAGGTAGAAATTAAAGATGCTGATGGAAAGATCGTTAAAACTTTCAGCACAGCTGCACAAACGTTAGCGGCAAATAAAACAGCAACCTTTACAGCTGAATCATTGGTTAGTGGTTTAAATTTTTGGAGTTGGGGCTATGGCTATTTATACACGGTTACTTCACGCTTAAAGGTCAACAACAATACGGTAGATGAACTAATTACTAAAACTGGTTTCAGAAAAACGGAATTCAAAAACGGGATGGTTTATTTAAACGATCGTGTATTGATGATGAAAGGTTATGCACAAAGAACCAGCAACGAATGGCCGGCCGTTGGTTTATCGGTCCCAGCCTGGTTAAGCGATTATAGCAACCAATTAATGGTAGAAAGTAATGCCAATTTGGTAAGATGGATGCACATTACACCTTGGAAACAAGATATTGAATCGTGTGATAGGGTCGGGTTAATACAAGCAATGCCTGCTGGTGATTCGGAAAAAGATGTAACTGGAACCCGTTGGGATCAACGAAAAGAAGTAATGACAGATGCCATTGTTTACAATCGTAACAACCCTAGTATCTTCTTTTATGAATGTGGAAATGAATCCATCAGTGCAGAACACATGGTGGAAATGAAAGCTATAAGGGATAAATTTGATCCTAATGGCGGAAGGGCCATTGGTTCAAGAGAAATGCTTGACATTGCCGCAGCAGAGTATGGTGGCGAAATGTTGTACATTAATAAAAGCGCCGACAAACCATTATGGTCGATGGAATATTCCAGAGATGAAGCTTTAAGGAAATATTGGGATGAATTTTCGCCTCCTTATCACATTAATGGCGCTGGCCCGAAATATAAAGATGCTGATGCTAGTGATTACAATAGAAACCAGGATTCGCAGGCTATAGAAGACGTAATCCGCTGGAACGAATATTATCAGGAACGCCCCGGAACTGGAACAAGAGTAAGTTCAGGCGGTGTAAATATTATTTTTTCTGATTCAAATACACACCATCGTGGTGAAGAAAATTACCGCAGAAGTGGCGAAGTTGATGCAATGAGAATCCCAAAAGATGGGTTTTATGCACACAAAGTGATGTGGGATGGTTGGGTTGACGCTAAGAAAACAGGAATTCATATTGTTGGTCATTGGAATTACAAAGCTGGTACCAAAAAGAACGTTTATGTAATTGCTACCGGCGATAAAACTGAATTGTTTATCAATGGAAAATCACAAGGTTTTGGAGAAAAAAGCAATGGTTTTCTCTATACTTTTAAGGGAATTAATTATCAATCCGGCTTGTTAAAAGCAATTTCTTATGATAACAAAGGATCAAAATTAGCAGAAGCTCAAATAAAAACGTCAGGAACTCCGGCAGGAATTAAATTAACTAAAATTCTTAATCCTACAGGTTTTAAAGCAGATGGTGCAGATTTAGCTTTGATTCAGGTTGAAGTTGTTGATGCCGCCGGAAACCGTTGTCCGATTGCTTTGAACACCATAAATTTTAATTTAACTGGGCCTGCAGAATGGCGTGGTGGTATTGCTCAAGGGCCAGACAATTATATTTTATCAAAGCAATTACCAGTTGAAAATGGTGTAAACAGATTCCTAGTACGGTCGACAACTACCGCTGGAAAAATCAACATCACAGCAAAAGCTGAAGGATTAAAATCTGCTTCAATGGCCTTAGAAACATTGCCTGTTCAAGTAAAAAATGGCTTATCTACTCAGTTTCCTGCTGACGGATTAAAATCAAACTTAAAAAGAGGTGCCACACCAATCGAACAAACTTATCAAGTAAGTAGAAAAGCTGTAAAAATTGTGGGTGCTTCTGCTGGCGCAAACAACGATAAAGCTAAACTAAGTTATGATGATAATGAATTGAGCGATTGGGTAAATGATGGAAAAGTAGAAACCGCCTGGATTAAATATGATCTTGAAAAAGAAAGCACAATAACACAAGTCGAATTAAAATTGAATGGCTTTAGAACTAAAATTTATCCACTACGAATATTAGTTGATGGAACCGAAGTTTTTAAAGGAAATAGTAAAAATAGCCTTGGCTATTTTACAGCGATTTGTAAACCAACAAAAGGCAAAACGGTAACCATCCAATTGATAAGTTCTGGACAAGAAATTGCAAATGCAAATAGCGGCGTAGAAGTAAATGGAAAAAGATTAGATGATGGTATTGAAAGAGCAGAAACAAAATTAAAAGGCGGATTGAGTATTATTGAAACCGAAATTTACGAAAACCCATAA